From Phalacrocorax carbo chromosome 8, bPhaCar2.1, whole genome shotgun sequence, a single genomic window includes:
- the SLC38A7 gene encoding sodium-coupled neutral amino acid transporter 7: protein MAQGTGSINSDYKDWEWSTDAGERARLLQSPSVETVPKSGESQGNGPGAMSALGAVFIVVNAALGAGLLNFPAAFSMAGGVAAGVALQMCMLIFIIGGLVILAYCSQASNERTYQEVVWAVCGKVPGVLCEVAIAVYTFGTCIAFLIIIGDQEDKIIAALVMEPEEAGSSRWYTERKFTISITAFFLILPLSIPKEIGFQKYASSLSVVGTWYVTAVIIIKYIWPDKELMPVEIPTSPSTWMAVFNAMPTICFGFQCHVSSVPVFNSMKQPEVKTWGMVVTTAMVIALFVYMGTGVCGFLTFGAGVEQDILLSYPSNDIPVALARAFIILCVLTSYPILHFCGRAVLEGLWLRYTGVTVEEDVVRERRRRLLQTISWFLLTLLLALFIPDIGKVISVIGGLAACFIFVFPGLCLIQAKLSEIQETRAISWWAQVSYGVFMVTLGAFIFGQTTANAIFVDLTA, encoded by the exons ATGGCTCAGGGCACCGGGAGCATCAACAGCGACTACAAGGATTGGGAGTGGAGCACTGATGCCGGGGAACGCGCCAGGCtcctgcagagccccagtgtgGAGACGGTGCCAAAGAGTGGAGAGAGCCAAGGAAATGGTCCGGGGGCCATGTCGGCTCTGGGAGCTGTATTCATTGTGGTCAACGCTGCCCTTGGGGCTGGGCTGCTCAACTTCCCTGCCGCCTTCAGCATGGCCGGTGGCGTGGCCGCAGGCGTTGCACTGCAGATG TGCATGCTGATCTTCATCATCGGAGGCTTGGTCATCCTGGCATACTGCTCGCAGGCCAGCAACGAGCGGACCTACCAGGAGGTTGTGTGGGCCGTCTGCGGGAAGGTGCCTGGCGTGCTGTGTGAGGTGGCTATTGCTGTCTACACCTTTGGCACCTGCATCGCTTTCCTCATCATCATTGGAGACCAGGAGGATAAGA TCATTGCTGCTCTGGTGATGGAGCCTGAGGAAGCTGGGAGCAGCCGCTGGTACACGGAACGCAAGTTCACCATTAGCATCACTGCCTTCTTCCTCATCCTGCCCCTCTCCATCCCCAAGGAGATCGGCTTCCAAAAATATGCCAG CTCCCTAAGTGTGGTCGGCACATGGTATGTCACAGCAGTCATTATCATCAAGTACATCTGGCCCGACAAGGAGCTCATGCCTGTGGAGATCCCCACCAG TCCCTCCACCTGGATGGCCGTCTTCAATGCCATGCCCACCATCTGCTTTGGGTTCCAG TGCCATGTGAGCAGTGTGCCCGTCTTTAACAGCATGAAGCAGCCAGAGGTGAAGACCTGGGGGATGGTGGTGACAACGGCCATGGTGATTGCTCTCTTCGTCTACATGGGCACTG GTGTCTGTGGTTTCCTGACCTTTGGAGCTGGTGTGGAGCAGGACATTTTGCTGTCCTACCCCTCCAATGACATACCTGTTGCCCTTGCCCGGGCCTTCATCATCCTCTGTGTGCTGACGTCCTACCCCATCCTGCACTTCTGCGGCCG GGCTGTCTTGGAGGGTCTCTGGCTCCGCTACACTGGGGTGACAGTGGAGGAAGACGTGGTTCGGGAGCGGAGGAGGCGCCTGCTTCAGACCATCAGCTGGTTCCTCCTGACCCTCCTCCTGGCTCTCTTCATCCCTGACATCGGCAAAGTCATCTCTGTCATTGGGGGCTTGGCCGCCTGCTTCATCTTTGTCTTCCCAG GACTCTGCCTGATTCAAGCCAAGCTCTCTGAGATCCAAGAAACCAGAGCAATCAG CTGGTGGGCCCAGGTCAGCTATGGGGTGTTCATGGTCACCCTTGGAGCCTTCATCTTTGGACAGACCACTGCCAACGCCATCTTCGTGGATCTCACAGCCTGA